CTAAAGcgaataatttaagtatgaataattagaatatggaGCCCAGTGATATCCTTATAAAACAACCCTTTAATATTACTTTCACACTTctaaaatagtagaaaatagtcgattatattaatttgtaaactcTTGAGCCTTTGGCAGGAATCCAATTTGCCTGTTAGACGGCATTGATCCACAACATCCTTTGGAATACTAAACATTTTCATGGGTAATAAGCCAGGATAATTTTTACTCAAAGTTgatctattatattaaaatacactGCACTACACGTTTaccattatgaaatatatattacaattcaTAAGTATTggcttattttgataaataattatattaagccCACAAAGTATTACATAAATTGCCATCAAAGCCTTTAAAATAGACCTTATGGCTGCtaacaattttaagccaatcagcaaagagaaggAAAAGACATCTCCTTCTTCTACTAAGTGTCAACTCTtatatccttcatttaaaagtattaaaattaaaggttCAGTGATTCTGATAAATGAAAATGTTCCgagtcttttatttatttattttagagtaTTTTTGGATTagcataaaaagttatttttttatccgttTTAATCATGTTTGAGTCTTCAGGGAAATTCTTTACTCAAGTATCATACCAGGAGCGTCTGCAGGGGAGGCggatattattgtttttacaagTTATTGTCACCAAcaaaaacagatatttttttatgagataatagtcaaaatataacagtttaacattttaattgagtcgtaaagtaaataatatatacaaaatcaaattactaaataagtagatataaatatattatataaaaattttattagatccattcaaaagtatatgtataaaatcaaaaagtacCCTAAATATCATCTGCAAAATCAATTTGTGTTCCtgatttatatttatccttttcaaTTATCATGGCTAACTTCTTCACTGATACAATTGGCTCAATTAGTTTGTCGgaacaaaatgtattaatatcgCTAGTCGTTTTTGAGGACCCCTTTATTCGATCAATTGCCGAAGTATTCATCACTCCAGGGGAATAATTCAATACACGAACATTTTCTTCTTCCATCGCcatgattttaaaatacatttgtctTGAAGCTTTCCCCATACAATAGTATCCCCATGATGCTATGGGTTCAAATGCTGCTATAGACGATATGTTTACGATAGTCAATGGTTGTTTAACATATTCCCTAACGTTAAAGAAAACAGAGTTTAAAATCATcattgaaaacaaattcaatctaaaatatttttccatttcttgaAGATCCGAGTACTCAGATACGTTATCCCCTTGAGGCTCCACAACACCaacattatgaaaaatgaatccagagtcaaaaactatttttgatttttttgaaatttcacttCTGAATAATTCTTCATAATCAGACTTGACTG
The sequence above is drawn from the Lepeophtheirus salmonis chromosome 5, UVic_Lsal_1.4, whole genome shotgun sequence genome and encodes:
- the LOC121118329 gene encoding sepiapterin reductase — encoded protein: MKTNKKFVLVTGASKGFGKNIAIHWAKSCSSGSLMIITARSEEGLIGTESSIKDINPEINVVKFITDHGDPVKSDYEELFRSEISKKSKIVFDSGFIFHNVGVVEPQGDNVSEYSDLQEMEKYFRLNLFSMMILNSVFFNVREYVKQPLTIVNISSIAAFEPIASWGYYCMGKASRQMYFKIMAMEEENVRVLNYSPGVMNTSAIDRIKGSSKTTSDINTFCSDKLIEPIVSVKKLAMIIEKDKYKSGTQIDFADDI